The following is a genomic window from Manihot esculenta cultivar AM560-2 chromosome 9, M.esculenta_v8, whole genome shotgun sequence.
AAAGCTTTCCGACGTTGTTAACCAAGAGTCCAGTATCACTCCATTCAccctaaaaaatttcttttcacgGGAGTATCTGGATACTCCCCTTTACCACATTCGAGCTCCTTATCGCAACGAGAGGATCGTCcttcccgatcctcctcctTCCGGTTTAATAGACCCCCAGAAAAACCTCAGTCTGGTCTTCTTTGTTAAACAACGGGAGTATGGTTTAACTTTTCCCTTCTCCCCTTTTTTCGTCGAGGTCTTCTGGTATTTCGGGATAACCCCCCGAATGCTAGCTCCCAACTCCATCCTATTCATGTGTTCCTTCGAGTCAGTTTGTTTGAGCTGGGGGTTAACGCCCACAACGCGTCTGTTCGTCACCTTCTTCCGGCTCGTTAGGGCAAGCCAGTgtttttactattttgcccctcgCGGGGGGCTGTCTATTTTTTCGGGTCACAAGGACTCGATAAAAGGTTGGGTAGAGGGATTCACGGTGGTGGAGTTGAAGAAGGACTCCGGGTTATCCTGGGTGGTGGAGCTCTCCTGGGAGAATGTTCCTCTGGGctgcaacgacctgccccagctGAGCCTTTCTGAACAGGTCGGCTATCTTCAACTGACTTCTGTTGAtcagaagtatgacgtcgaaaagtgTATGTTTGTGTCCAGTCTCCAAGACTGCCGGAAAGCGGGTATTTTGCTTCTTTTAGCTGTTTTGCTTTTCTTTGTGATTTTCCTTGAGTGTCTTTCTAATTCATTTTGGTTTTgggtttttgcagcttctgacgcTCCTATGGACAAGATCAAGCCCCCGAAGAACTTTACCTTATCTCAGGAGAGCATGAACGCCGCCTTAGATGCCTTCCGAGCTGGGCGTTCGATGGGCGaggctactcaggaggtggCCCAGGTCATTTCCTCTAGGTCGGCAGGCCGACCTGCTGCCCCAGCTCTAGCCCCTTCACTGGCTTCTAGGCCGAGCTCCAAAGGCCCACACTCGAGGGCTTCCAAGCCTTCCGGTTGCAACAAACCCCGGGCTGCTTCTCGACCTCCTGCAGCTTCCCAGTCCAGACAGTCTTCCGTTCTAACCTCATCAGAGCTCGCCGTGACCAGGGAACAACGTGGGGTCGTGCTACCTACAGGGGCCGAGGTCACTCTTGCTACCACGGATGCTCCCCCAAAGAGTGCTGAGGCTGTCCCCACTGAGGGTGTGGTGTCCAGGGATGGAGGCGCAGTTGCCTTGGCGAGCGAGGTTGCTCCCGCCGTGGAGGAAGAAGCAGGGCCTACTGGTGGGGTCATTTCAAAAGGCGAGGTCAGGTCCGGATCAGCCTCTGCTGCTTCTCGTCCTCAGGAGGCTACTGTCGGTGATGTTGTTGCCCCTAGAGGGGTCGCTAGCAAGCGAGCCCTTCCATCTGATGCTCCTGCTGCAGCTCCTGCCCCCAAGAGGTCTTGAGCTCCTAGGCAGCCTGCCCCGACTCTGCCTCCTTTTGAGAAGGAGAAGACCCCAGTGGTGCCCTTGCTCTCTGCTCCCGACAATGATATCTTAAACGCAGAGGACATTACTCATCAGTCCCCGGCAAACGTTGTCGCAGAGATACTGAGGGAGCGTATGTTCGGCGGGGCCACCGAGGTTTCAAACCCTCGcttgcttgctctcactggtcTTTTGGCCAGTTCTACTAGAGAGCAAGTAGCGTTCCGATCTCGGACTCGAGGGGAGCTTGGAGATAtaatcagggagatgcttcttATGGTAGGTTGTTCTTCTTGACTTTTGTTTGCATTTTGATTCCCATTATCTCCTCATCTTAACAGTTTTTCTTCGTGCTAGGTGACGGGTctcttcatggaggtggatgcccgtgaccAGTCTCTCCGAGACTCTGTGGATCACCGGATCGAAGAGGCTCGCCTCGAAGAGAATCTGGCTGCCACCAGTGATGTCCGGGGTAATCTTGCGGCGGTCCGGGAGCATGCGAAGTCCCTATAGGCGAAGCTATCCTACACCCAAGGAGCCCTCAAAAGGGCTGATGAGAGGACAACTATGGCGGAGATTCATCGCGACGAggttttaaagcagctgtcctccttgGAGGAGATCCGGCAGGAAAGGGGCGAGGCTGTGAGCCAGAGGGATGAGGCCTGGCATCAGCATGAATCGCTAAAGGCAGATTGTGAGGGGGTTCAGGCTCGCTATAACACCGTTATGGCCCAAAGAGATGAGGCCTTGGCTCGGATAGTTGTGCTTGAGCAGGAGCTGGGCAAGCGTGATGGCAATGTTAAAGACCTGACTCTGGCAGTAGAGgcatccaaacttcaaaaccagtATCTCTGCCAGGAAGTCGAGGGCCTAAAAAAGAGGTgctcagccctgctcgaggatgCCAAGCATGCTGAAGACAGAGTCCAGTTGGCGTGTGATGAGCGCCTGCAGGAATACAAGGGGTCTGCAGAGCTGAAAGCAGAGATCGATCAGGCCTGCCAGAGACATTTACAGGAATATAAGAACTCTTCAGAGTTGAAGACtgagatcgagcaggcctgtgaagatcGTCTCCAACGCTATAAGGATTCCCCCGAGCTGAAAGCCAGGATAGAGGAGGCTTGTAAGGCACGACTTGTGGACTTCAAAGCTTCAAATAAGCTGAAGCACGAAATATGGAGCAGGGGCTTCCGCATGTTCGCATCCGGGTTTAATCGAGGCCTGAGAGAAGCTAGGGCTGCTCCCTCTACCCCATTAGGTCAACTCTGAGCCCCAGAAGTGGATTCAGACGGCGAGGAGGTGGTCtatggggaggatgataacTCTCTTCCCAAAGGAACTTCTCGCGCTGCCACTGGACCTCTGGAAGAGGATGCCGAGCTAGGGGGGAAGACGAGCAAGAGGACagccagtctgcagaagatgatGCCAGGCCTCAAGGGGAAGATGCTGGGCCCCAAGGAGGGGAAGTAGTGCCCTTCGTGGGCACCTGGGAGTCAGAGCAGGAGGGCGCTGTAATTAGCAATGTAAGTCCTTTACGGACAATTTTTCCCCCTATAGTTATAAATGACTAGATGAAATTGTAACTTACTTTCCTTTTGTTTAATGATATCTGGCTTTCGTTCGTGATTATACTTGGattatttttgcttttttcTGTCTTTCTAATTGAACTGAGCTGCTTAATTTACCAAAGAATTAATCTATTTTCTCTATCTGTAAGCGCCATTTTCCAGGCTGGATTTACCTTAAAGATAAAGCTTTCCAGCCACATGTTTACTTAACCTTCCACAGAATTCAACTACATTGGGCTAATTAGCCCTGTTACCaatctttctttatttgagttaatATGGGCTGACCTTTCGACTAGACTTCTTTCCCGTGAGTTTTTCTGATTTTACCAATGCATTCTTGTTTTTTATCTTGCTAATTCATTAATAATTGCGAGCCCGTGCGTACGATTTACATGTAATCAAAGCAAACAAAATTATGTACCTTTTTTGCATAAAGAGCCTGTCTCCTGGGTTTTGTTTTCTGTCTGGTATTGAGTGGAGCTGAGGCTGTGACCTTGCTCGTCTGCTCACACCTTCGATCTCCTCTGCCTGGATTAGGGAGGATTTGTGACTTCTATTCTGCCATTTAGCTCTCTTGAGTTTTGGGCTCTTCTCTCACTTAGTTTCTCCGAGCTCAGATTTGTGTACGTCAGCTCGGGATTCAACCTTCATTGTTTCGAACTGGATTCGGGCACTTTTGGCTTTACTGTCgtttcatcatctcagccggttttgtggtgccagaGTCACTCGGGGagcccagtcacctacctcactgaggtcttgaacaagatttgggctctttggccttactgtcgcttcatcgtctcagccggttttgtggtgccggggtcacTCGGAGAGCCCGGTCACCGATCTCACTGAGATCTTggacaagattcaggcacttttggccttactgcactacaaaaaaattgtgaaattgcgaccaaaattagcgaccaaattttttggtcgctatatagcgaccaatcagcgaccattctgctactaaatgaatgaaataatatttttatttaataaaaagcttAGCGACCAATTTTTTGTAgttaattggtcgctatttagcgaccaaatataAAATGGTCGCTAAATCTAGCGGAAATTAATGGCGCGAATTATTAGCGACCATATTTGCGACGAAATTGCGACAACTTTTTAGGCGGGaataaaatattgtaatttgcgaccatatttagcgactaatttTTTTAGTCGCTAaacagcgaccaatcagcgactaaTCAGCAaccatttcatttttaaaattttaatttaattttaaattaaattttattttatttaaaattttaaattaagattaaatatactgttaaaatatttttttataattttacgtatatttttatttttagtacaaTTTATTTTACGTATATCCTATGTCACTGCAGGTTtgaattgatattttaaaattgtgaTTTCAGATGTGTGCTTTCTGAGGTTTGTGAGATCTAAATATTATGATTAAAGAGGAACAAAACAcgactaaatttttaattattttaactaaaaaaattaattaattaattttaacttaaaaaaataattaatttattttaacttaaaaaattaagtaattaatttttaattgaaaaattaacttaaaaaaattaataacttaaaaaattatttaatttttaattgaaaactaatacatttctaaaataaaaagtcttaataatttttttaaatatatcttttagctaagttataaattattttttttattattatatatctttatcagtgtatatgtatatctaattaagttattattattaattctaCCTTATTACTATTTATATATAGATTACTTATATTATTCTTTCACTCTAACCCTATTAAATTAATACTCTTATTAATTATGTTGTgttgaatatttttaataccgtaaatcatattatttatttttttaaaatcataatttaaaggataaaatttaaacttattattattaattaatacatgtataatataaaatgttttaaataatataaactataagaaaaaaaaaaaaaaaaaagcttacaTAAACTAAACCCTTAAGTTGCCCATCCTAAAGTCACATtcctctctcaactctcaacagaGCCGCCCGCCACCCCCCTACGCCCCTTCTTCTCTCTATCAGGCGGTCGACGTTCCTCCGCCGCTTTCTCTGGCGTCTTGGTCCTTGTTGCTGTCGTGGCTCTCCTCTGTCGCTTCATCTGGTCCTTATTTCTGCGTCCGCTGGTCTAGTCCTTCCGCCGTCCGGTGCTGCTCCTCGCCGCCGTTCCTCATCCTAAGTCACGTTGCCGCTGCCCCTTGCCACTTTCGTCTACGTCCTCAGTCACTGCAGGTTTGAATGGGTTTTGAGATTGTGGTTTCAGATATGTGCTTTCTAAAATTTGTGAGATTTATTGATGTGGGCTTCTGAAATTTGTGGAAATGCGAAGATTTATGTAAATGTTCTGAGGGTTGTATTTGTGAGATTTATTAGAAATCCCATTAATGGACAGATTGCTGGATGGATAACCCATTTTCAAGCAGGACTACGGCGTTGATAAAGATGCTTATTTCTCAAATAAGATTTGATTGGGTTCTTCTATTATGCTGGGTTCCTTGTTGAAGTTAAATTGTTTGACTACACAGCGAGTTTCCTGCTTGTAAAACTTGgggaaaaaaaaacagaagTAATCCGATGctgtttaatattattttccttCTTGAATTGGGAGATTCGATGAAAGAAATATAAGGATTGTATCTCATTTTAGGAGCTTTTGAAGCCTAGTCTCTTCTTGACTGCATTTGTTCTTGCCTAGATTCTGTCCAATACTTGGCAAGTTATTGACAATTTTCAATGTTCAATGCAGATATTTGCTCATATTGGATCGGACAAACTGGAGAACGAACATGCTAACCTCACTCCTAGTCCCTTACATTTTCTTTAGTCTTTCTGCAGCaatatttaatttgttaagGTATTAACTTCCTTTGATAATAAACTTATAGAGCTCTTCAATCTTTCACTTACCTTCTGCTGAACTTTATTTCTTGACATCTGTATTTTAAATTGTACAGAGGGGAGGTCGGGAAATGGATTGCTTTCATTGCAGTGGTGCTCAGGCTTTTCTTTCCTCGACACTTCCCAGGTATCAAGTTCATCTCTTTTTTCAAGCTCTATTTAGCTTTGCCCTCTCAAATTTCTTTTTGCCTTGTCCCCTCCATTTGACTGTTAATGAGCTGTGTTGCTCAAGAGAACTAGAATTTCCCAAACTAGTATGACAATTTGGGAGATAAGCAATTATCTTTTAACTTTGGTCAATGTTCACCTCTGTGTAACTTTTGGAGATGCTTCCTAAATCTCAATTATGAACAATGAACATTTACCTAGTGCCCATACAATATTTGTGAGAACATGCAGAGGTAGTTTTCCATATTGGCTTGATTTTGCTACAGCTATAACCTAGGTTATTCGGACTCGAATATGAGTGTGAGAAATAGGTACATATTCTGATATACAGAAATATAGATCTAAATTTAGATATGGGTATCGAAATTATgatgaataataaatttatataaatttgaaaaatttttattctCAAAATTAGCAATCAATTGTtgtttaattgttttaatttatataaataaaatatattacacttaactttaaattaattttaattttttattataaacttTTTGAAATGAAGCCTACTGTGAATGGATTGGGAGTTGTTTTACGTAAGATCTTTGAAATGGGTTTGAATTGCTAATGGGAGATTTCTGAAATTTGTGGAAATTCTAAGATTTATCTAAATGTGCTGAGGTTGTATTTGTGAGATTTATTGACAAAATGTTGAAATAAAGACTATTGTGAATGGTTTAAGAGTTGTTTTTGTGAGATAGTTAAAATGGGTTTCTGAATTTTATTGAAATGCTAATGTGAGGTTTGTGTGAAATTCTGTTTTGTTTCTGTTGTGTTTATGAGTTAATCAGGTTTGGGTAGTATACTGCTAGTTCTCCTGTCAATAGTCCCAAGGttagaaattatttatatgttttttcttttagttaaaaatatattcttttttaGTTAACCCCTTTTGTTTATGCACAAATTTATGATCTGATTATGATGAACCAGTTAAACAAGAACACAAAACAGAGAGAAAAAATGGGTGTTATTTCATCATCACCATCACTGCAGGTAATTAGGGATTAATTAATTACtgattaagaatttttttttccttattttgagGTTGATTAATTGACTTATGAATTAGGAGAAAGAAGGAAGAAAGCCGATCACAGAgcagagaagagagaagagaggatTTGGGTTTAATTGGGAGCGAAAGTGACATCACAGAACTGAAGAAAATGGGTCTTTGTTTAGTTCCTTTGTCTATGGTTGTGAATTATTTTGGTTGAGTTTTAGATTTTGTTTCTTTCTCTGTCTCTCCATCCATCCATGGATTTATTGATGGAACATTGAAAATGGCTTtctgcagaaaaaaaaaattgtatatataatAAGATTAAGATCCATCATTTTCTGCAGCAGCATTTGATATGCATATGTATATTAATTTCATGCAGAACTTCTAACATCTTTGtggaatttttatttatttaatggaAATATGATAATCCAAGTAATTCTTATGGACAGGGAAACTCATCTCccttttttacaaaaaataaataaaatgatgagATGGGTTATTTAAAACTTATCCACTTtccaaattttaaattaattttgttaatttaataattgaaaaaaagaattgagttaaTTAACCATATATAAATGGAACATGAAAGGG
Proteins encoded in this region:
- the LOC110623307 gene encoding transcriptional regulatory protein AlgP-like, whose protein sequence is MHGPKLSDVVNQESSITPFTLKNFFSREYLDTPLYHIRAPYRNERIVLPDPPPSASDAPMDKIKPPKNFTLSQESMNAALDAFRAGRSMGEATQEVAQVISSRSAGRPAAPALAPSLASRPSSKGPHSRASKPSGCNKPRAASRPPAASQSRQSSVLTSSELAVTREQRGVVLPTGAEVTLATTDAPPKSAEAVPTEGVVSRDGGAVALASEVAPAVEEEAGPTGGVISKGEVRSGSASAASRPQEATVGDVVAPRGVASKRALPSDAPAAAPAPKRGHYSSVPGKRCRRDTEGASTREQVAFRSRTRGELGDIIREMLLMVTGLFMEVDARDQSLRDSVDHRIEEARLEENLAATSDVRGNLAAVREHAKSL
- the LOC122724515 gene encoding cold-regulated 413 plasma membrane protein 2-like, which gives rise to MLTSLLVPYIFFSLSAAIFNLLRGEVGKWIAFIAVVLRLFFPRHFPVKQEHKTERKNGCYFIITITAGERRKKADHRAEKREERIWV